TATCGCGTGCCGGCCGCCGCCGTGCGCGGGCGCGCGGTGCTCAGCAACACATCGCCGCTCGGGGCCTATCGCAGCGCGGGCCGGCCGCAGGTCATGTACGTCATGGAGCGGCTCATCGACCTCGCCGCCCGCCGTCACGGGTTCGACCGCCTGGAGCTGCGACGGCGCAACCTGGTGCCGCCCGGGGCGATGCCGTACACGAATCCCTTCGGCATCGTCTACGACAGCGGCGAGTACGCGGCGGCGCAGGATCGCGCCGTGGCGCTCAGCGACTGGGCCGGGTTCGAGGCGCGTCGCCTCGAGGCCCGGCGGCGGGGCCGGTACCGCGGCATCGGGATCGCCAACTACATCGAGATCGCGACGGGCGCGCCGCGCGAGCGCGCGGAGATCACCGTGCGTCCGGAAGGCGTGATCGACGTCGTGATCGGCACGCTGTCCGCCGGCCAGGGCCACGAGACGAGCTTCGCCCAGCTCATCGTGGAATGGCTCGGCGTGGAGCCGGACCAGGTGCGCCTCATCACCGGCGACACCGATCTCGTGGCCGTCGGCGGCGGCTCACATTCGGGGCGCTCCATGCGCCTGGGCGGCGTGGTGATGGCCAAGGCCTCAGACGAGATCGTCGACAAAGGTAGGCGTATCGCCGCGTGGCTGCTCGAGGCCGCTGAGGTGGACATCGAGTTCTCCGAACGCCGCTTCACGGTCAAGGGCACCGACCGCTCGGTCGACCTGTTCGCGGTAGCGGCCGCGGCCGTGCGGGGCGACGCGCCGGAAGTATTGCGGGGACCGCTCGAGGCGGCATGCGACGAGACGATGTCCACCCCGTCTTTTCCCTATGGCTGCGCAGTCTGCGAAGTGGAGGTGGACCCGGACACCGGCGTGGTCGAGGTGGTCCGCTACACGTCGGTCGACGACGTCGGCCGCGCCATCAACCCGATGATCGTGCATGGCCAGACCCACGGCGGAATCGCCCAGGGCGTCGGGCAGGCGCTGTGGGAGCTTTGCGACTATGACGCCGAGACCGGCCAGATGCGCTCGGCGTCCTTCATGGACTACGCGATGCCGCGAGCCGATATGCTGCCCGCCTTCACGACGGAGATCAGCGAGGTGCCGTCGACATCCAACCCGCTTGGGTTGAGGGGCGGGGGCGAAGGCGGGACGACACCGGCACCTGCCGCCGTGGTCAACGCGATCGTGGACGCGCTCGCCCATCTGGGCGTGGAGCACATCGAGATGCCGGCGACGCCGGAGCGCGTGTGGGAGGCCATCCGGGCGGCTGCTAAGGGGAGTATTAAATGATGGACGTCTTCGACGGTATCCGCACGCTGCTGGCCGTTCGCCGCTACCTGGATCGGCTCGTGCCCGAGCTGGTCATCCGCAAGATCCTCGAGGCGGGGCGCCTGACTGGAAGCGCGATGAATCTCCAGCCCTGGCACTTCATCGTGATCCGGGACCGGGAGAGGCTCCGCCGGCTGGGAGCGCTGGCACCCTCCGGGCCGTATGTCGCCGAGGCGCCGCTGGCTATCGTGGTCGCGGTCGAGAGGACCGGGTACGCCGTGTCAGACGCGAGCCGGGCGATTCACTCGATGCTGCTGACGGCGTGGTCGGAAGGAGTCGGCTCGAACTGGGTCGGCTTCGGCGGCCTGGAAAAGGTCAATTCCCTGCTGGGGATTCCGGCCGCGCTCGACGTGCTGGCTATCCTGCCATTCGGCTATCCCGCCGACAGGATCGGGCGAGGCAAGAAGAACCGCAAGCCCCTCCGGGCCATTGCCCACGGCGAGCGGTACGGCCAGCCCTTCGAATAGTCACCGGATCACTTCGTCGGCCCGCACGAGCAGCAACTGGGGAATCGTCAGCCCCATCGCCTTGGCGGTCTGGAGGTTTACCACCAGCTCGAACTTCCTGGGCTGCTCGATGGGCAAGTCGGCCGGCTTGGCCCCTCTCAGGATCTTGTCCACGTAAACGGCGAGGCGCCGCGGCACCTCCCGCTCGTCCTCTCCGTACGCGATGAGGCCGCCATCGAGGGCATAGGTCCTGTGCGAGTAGATCGCCGGCAGCCGGTGTCGAATAGCAAGGTCCAGGATTTTCCGCCGGTGAGTCCATGTGATGACCACGTAGGTTACATCGAGCGCGCCGAAGCCCTCCCGGAGGATAGCGGTGAAGGCTTTGTCGATGTCGTCAGGACCTTGCAGGCGCCAGAACCGAAGGTGAACGCCCAACGCTTGGGCTAAGGCCTCGTAGGCGTTCTCGTAACTGTCTATGCGGGGGGCGGCGGCAGAGGGAGGCACTCGCGTGAGGACCGCTACCTTGGAAACCCTGGGCGCCACCTCCTTCAGCAGTTGCAGGTGCTTGCCGACAACTTCCGGTCCCTGATCGTCGGACAGCCCCGTGATGTTCCCACCCGGACGAGCGAGGCTAGCCACGAGCCCGATGCCGACCGGGTCGGTGGTGCCCCAGGTCACAATGGGGATCGTCGCGGTCGCTCGCTTGGCGGCCAAGGCCGCCGGACCTCCGCGTGCCACGAACAAATCCAACTTGAGGCGGACCAGCTCGGCGGCCAATTCGGGGAGCCGATCATAGTTCCCCTCCGCGTAGCGCCGCTCGAACACGAGGTTCTGCCCCTCGGCCCACCCACGCTCTCGCAGCGCGTCACGCAGGGGTGCCCAGACAGAGATGTCCTGCTCGGGCCCTCCCGGGCTCAGGAAGCCGATCCGGTAGATCTTTCCCGTCTCCTGCGCCTCGGTGGCCAGCGGCGCGGAAAGCAGGCCGAGGCCGAGACCGACAATCATGATGAGCCGTGGAACTTTCATGCCAGCCCCCAGTCAAATTGAGATGGCTCAGAATAGCTCAGGAAGGTCGCCAAGGTGACCTCGCGGGCCTTGCCTACTGCCGCTCGAAGACCGCCTGGATCATGACGACCCGGCCGTCGTCGCGGTTGCGCTGGCCGGCGCGCGTGATGTCGTCGATCGCGTCGCCCATCACGATGCGCGCGATGCTGTGAGCCGGGACGGCGGCCCCGGTGCTGGGGCCGGCCAGCTCGGCGGTGACGTCTTCCCAGGCAAGCGCGCGAAACCCCGCCGCCTCGATCAGCGCGCGCATCTCCGCCGGCGCGCGCAGGAAGCTGGTCGTCGCGTCCCGGGCCCACATCAGGGGAAAGATCGGCGGCTGCGTCGGGCCGGCCATCGGCTCCTGCATAACGAGGAGACCGCCGGGGAGCAGGAGGCGGGCAAAGCCGGCATAGAGCCGCTCCTTGGCGGCGATGTTCATCCCGCTGTTCTGCGTCCACAGGACGTCGAAGGTCTCCGCGCCCACGTCCAGCGCCAGCGCGTCACCGACGCGGTGGGACACCCGGTCGGCAAGGCCGAGGCGGGCCGTGAGCCACTGGCCGGTCCGAACGTACGACTCCGTCAGATCGACCACGGAG
This genomic stretch from Candidatus Methylomirabilota bacterium harbors:
- a CDS encoding xanthine dehydrogenase family protein molybdopterin-binding subunit, which produces MAGRGRYSDDFNLPGQGYAHFVRSPHAHALIRRIDVAQALAVAGVVAVLTGQDAIADGLRPIPHKPVPTNPNEFPLGGGDGTPVFVAPHPPLPSDRARFVGEAVAIVVAETAAVAADGAERVVVDYEALPSVTATRDAAEAGAPVLWEEAGSNVCVDSIAGDARAADAAFAGAAHVVRLDTWVPRITGVPMEPRAALGVYEETTGRYTLFAGSGGVVRHKNDLAEILGVSETAVRVVAQDVGGNFGTRNSFYPEFALVAWAAKRLRRPVKWTCTRREAFLTDYQGRDLVSGMELALDAEGGFLALRGVNTSNVGAHAVTFVPLNKGRELSTSVYRVPAAAVRGRAVLSNTSPLGAYRSAGRPQVMYVMERLIDLAARRHGFDRLELRRRNLVPPGAMPYTNPFGIVYDSGEYAAAQDRAVALSDWAGFEARRLEARRRGRYRGIGIANYIEIATGAPRERAEITVRPEGVIDVVIGTLSAGQGHETSFAQLIVEWLGVEPDQVRLITGDTDLVAVGGGSHSGRSMRLGGVVMAKASDEIVDKGRRIAAWLLEAAEVDIEFSERRFTVKGTDRSVDLFAVAAAAVRGDAPEVLRGPLEAACDETMSTPSFPYGCAVCEVEVDPDTGVVEVVRYTSVDDVGRAINPMIVHGQTHGGIAQGVGQALWELCDYDAETGQMRSASFMDYAMPRADMLPAFTTEISEVPSTSNPLGLRGGGEGGTTPAPAAVVNAIVDALAHLGVEHIEMPATPERVWEAIRAAAKGSIK
- a CDS encoding nitroreductase family protein, which encodes MMDVFDGIRTLLAVRRYLDRLVPELVIRKILEAGRLTGSAMNLQPWHFIVIRDRERLRRLGALAPSGPYVAEAPLAIVVAVERTGYAVSDASRAIHSMLLTAWSEGVGSNWVGFGGLEKVNSLLGIPAALDVLAILPFGYPADRIGRGKKNRKPLRAIAHGERYGQPFE
- a CDS encoding ABC transporter substrate-binding protein: MKVPRLIMIVGLGLGLLSAPLATEAQETGKIYRIGFLSPGGPEQDISVWAPLRDALRERGWAEGQNLVFERRYAEGNYDRLPELAAELVRLKLDLFVARGGPAALAAKRATATIPIVTWGTTDPVGIGLVASLARPGGNITGLSDDQGPEVVGKHLQLLKEVAPRVSKVAVLTRVPPSAAAPRIDSYENAYEALAQALGVHLRFWRLQGPDDIDKAFTAILREGFGALDVTYVVITWTHRRKILDLAIRHRLPAIYSHRTYALDGGLIAYGEDEREVPRRLAVYVDKILRGAKPADLPIEQPRKFELVVNLQTAKAMGLTIPQLLLVRADEVIR
- a CDS encoding methyltransferase domain-containing protein: MFASDARQTNAYWGRSDLERAIDAALAGVGKNLNALTIDDLAPVDQFHGGGKASTDRLARLARLKPGMRVLDVGGGFGGPARTLAVEHGCFVSVVDLTESYVRTGQWLTARLGLADRVSHRVGDALALDVGAETFDVLWTQNSGMNIAAKERLYAGFARLLLPGGLLVMQEPMAGPTQPPIFPLMWARDATTSFLRAPAEMRALIEAAGFRALAWEDVTAELAGPSTGAAVPAHSIARIVMGDAIDDITRAGQRNRDDGRVVMIQAVFERQ